One region of Cottoperca gobio chromosome 19, fCotGob3.1, whole genome shotgun sequence genomic DNA includes:
- the oxld1 gene encoding oxidoreductase-like domain-containing protein 1 — MLCLGVNVATSSVSLRKLCILSLLHMRHQSHRCPVQSWRRQHSGTVRCVSTGPDSPAPPTLTDSSECTDTEPSHSTSAWSPDQGPPPAPTHCCMSGCHNCVWIEHAEQLLTYYHNGGDRALAAIEENVLDENLKTYLKMEIRLLKKT; from the exons ATGCTGTGTTTGGGTGTAAATGTGGCGACGTCGTCGGTGTCTTTACGAAAG CTGTgcatcctctccctgctgcaCATGAGACATCAGTCCCATCGTTGCCCTGTGCAGTCGTGGAGGAGACAACACAGCGGTACCGTTCGCTGCGTCTCTACTGGACCAGATTCCCCTGCTCCTCCCACACTGACTGACTCCTCTGAGTGCACGGACACTGAACCCAGCCACAGTACCTCTGCCTGGTCTCCTGATCAGGGCCCACCGCCTGCTCCCACCCACTGCTGCATGAGTGGCTGTCATAACTGTGTGTGGATCGAACATGCGGAGCAGCTGTTGACGTACTATCACAACGGAGGCGACCGGGCGCTTGCCGCTATTGAGGAAAACGTCCTCGATGAAAACCTTAAAACCTACTTAAAAATGGAGATTAGGCTCTTAAAGAAGACGTGA